A region of Aliivibrio fischeri DNA encodes the following proteins:
- a CDS encoding NADPH-dependent 2,4-dienoyl-CoA reductase, whose amino-acid sequence MSYPHLFQPLDLGFTQLKNRVLMGSMHTGLEESNDGFKKLSAFYAARAKGGVGLIVTGGFAPNFRGRLTPFSAQFSSSRTAEKHKALTQAVHDNGGKIALQLLHAGRYAMHPLALSASDIRAPIGMFTPSQMSERQIQKTIRDFANSAYFAKQANYDGVEIMGSEGYLINQFICARTNVRYDNWGGRYQNRIRFPLEIIKAIREKVGADFIIIFRLSMLDLVEQGSTFDEVVELAQELEKAGVTILNTGIGWHEARIPTIATQVPRAAFSWVTEKLKNKVSIPLVTCNRINTPEVAENILATGQADMVSMARPFLADPEFVNKAEQNKAELINTCIGCNQACLDHVFKAKRATCLVNPQACYETELVLEPSDKTKSIGVIGAGMAGLSCAVSLAERGYQVTVFERNERIGGQFNLAMQIPGKEEFKETIRYFTNKLDHQNIVVKLNYSVEMDELRQFDEVIVATGVKPRAPQLEGSEHPKVIDYQTYIKNQPTLGQKVAVVGAGGIGIDVATMITEQENQTLDTWLQDWDIDKNIEFEGGLKPQDTYKPTREVWLMQRKKGSIGKGPGKTTGWIHKRTLEKRGVNMLAGVEYLKVNDDGLYIRHNEEVKLLDVDHVIMCAGQVSVNELAEALTINEINHHVIGGADYAGELDAKRAIRQGVELASKL is encoded by the coding sequence ATGAGCTACCCACATCTGTTTCAGCCGTTAGATTTAGGATTTACTCAATTAAAAAATCGAGTACTGATGGGCTCCATGCATACAGGTCTTGAAGAGAGTAATGATGGATTTAAAAAGTTATCTGCTTTTTATGCCGCAAGAGCAAAAGGTGGTGTTGGACTCATTGTCACAGGTGGTTTTGCTCCAAATTTTCGAGGGCGATTAACTCCATTTAGTGCGCAATTTAGTTCGTCTCGTACGGCAGAAAAGCATAAAGCGCTAACGCAAGCTGTGCATGATAACGGTGGTAAGATTGCCCTTCAGTTATTGCATGCAGGTCGCTATGCCATGCATCCACTTGCATTAAGTGCTTCAGACATTAGAGCCCCCATTGGGATGTTTACTCCATCGCAAATGAGTGAGCGTCAAATTCAAAAAACAATCCGTGATTTTGCCAATAGCGCTTATTTTGCTAAGCAGGCAAATTATGATGGTGTTGAAATCATGGGATCTGAAGGGTACTTAATTAATCAATTCATCTGTGCTCGTACTAATGTTCGTTATGACAATTGGGGAGGGCGTTATCAAAATAGAATTCGTTTTCCTCTCGAAATCATTAAAGCCATAAGAGAAAAAGTAGGTGCAGATTTCATTATTATTTTTCGTTTATCTATGCTTGATTTAGTTGAGCAAGGTAGCACATTTGATGAAGTCGTTGAGCTTGCACAAGAATTAGAAAAAGCAGGCGTTACTATATTAAATACCGGAATAGGTTGGCATGAAGCTCGTATTCCAACCATCGCCACCCAAGTACCAAGAGCCGCGTTTAGTTGGGTAACTGAAAAATTAAAAAATAAAGTATCGATACCTTTGGTTACTTGTAATCGAATCAATACGCCAGAAGTAGCAGAAAATATATTAGCAACAGGTCAGGCTGATATGGTGTCAATGGCTCGTCCATTTTTAGCGGATCCTGAGTTTGTCAATAAAGCGGAACAAAATAAAGCCGAGCTTATCAATACGTGCATCGGATGTAACCAAGCCTGCCTAGATCACGTGTTTAAGGCGAAAAGAGCGACGTGTTTAGTTAATCCGCAAGCGTGTTATGAAACAGAATTAGTCTTAGAACCAAGTGATAAAACGAAATCTATAGGTGTCATTGGTGCAGGAATGGCAGGATTATCTTGTGCGGTTTCATTAGCAGAGAGAGGTTATCAGGTCACGGTTTTCGAGCGTAATGAGCGTATTGGTGGTCAATTTAATTTAGCGATGCAAATCCCAGGTAAAGAAGAGTTTAAAGAGACCATTCGTTATTTTACTAATAAACTCGATCACCAGAACATTGTCGTGAAGTTAAATTACAGCGTTGAAATGGATGAATTACGTCAATTTGATGAAGTGATTGTGGCAACAGGTGTGAAACCAAGAGCTCCTCAATTGGAAGGAAGTGAACATCCTAAAGTGATTGATTATCAAACCTACATTAAAAACCAACCGACATTAGGCCAAAAAGTAGCAGTGGTTGGTGCTGGTGGTATTGGTATCGATGTTGCGACAATGATAACTGAACAGGAAAATCAAACATTAGATACTTGGTTGCAAGACTGGGATATTGATAAAAATATTGAATTTGAAGGTGGATTAAAGCCCCAAGATACCTATAAACCAACTCGAGAAGTATGGTTAATGCAACGTAAAAAAGGAAGTATCGGTAAAGGCCCAGGTAAAACAACTGGTTGGATTCATAAGCGCACATTAGAAAAACGTGGCGTGAATATGTTAGCAGGTGTTGAATACTTAAAAGTGAATGATGATGGTCTTTATATTCGACATAATGAAGAGGTTAAGTTGTTAGATGTCGACCATGTCATTATGTGTGCAGGGCAGGTGTCTGTTAATGAGCTAGCTGAAGCATTAACAATAAATGAAATTAATCATCATGTTATTGGTGGCGCTGATTATGCAGGTGAACTGGATGCAAAAAGAGCGATTCGTCAAGGAGTAGAGTTGGCTTCAAAGTTATAG
- a CDS encoding diguanylate cyclase, producing the protein MPKFNLKHIFLIPTLFLVLIVGFILNNHMNSVQRQVNREYDRIINSLQRSIKVIISLDYNISQLYKQNQGSFYNHNFEIKKDSGLCVIRPSENLDAVMAEQDISVAEGRLDYSIAGKKDLCDPSSEVYEIASKKVSLAPVISFIHDYESYLHGIYFISKYNYIISSPKEIAENLSQKTLDVIYSRPYWKDSMKNDSEKYITFTPPYTDAFFDGLEVLTFSTPIYYKGIFKGVLVIDLSVEKLLRSSNEISQHIQLLNSDEYKRFEQYRFMQPVNLDFTDFTYFLYYKTSIKEELKGFLVHDSNSLILTLVMYILSLLSMFYYQSRVSQKYYRDLAKQDPMTGLYNRRGFEMSLQDRVVKKYVGFAIYDIDDFKQINDVFGHDVGDEAIKYVARMLNKSVRDSDIVSRFGGEEFVICINAESRNSLESVCERVRKSIQDSSGKVVKGGFTVSGGVTVIDSHQEFSFEHVIKKADALLYKAKQDGKNRVYFS; encoded by the coding sequence ATGCCGAAATTTAATTTAAAACATATCTTTCTTATACCAACACTATTCCTAGTGTTGATCGTAGGTTTTATTTTAAATAACCACATGAACTCCGTACAACGTCAAGTTAACCGAGAGTATGATCGTATTATAAATTCACTTCAACGTTCAATTAAAGTAATTATTTCTTTGGATTACAATATTTCGCAGCTATATAAGCAAAATCAAGGTAGTTTTTATAATCACAACTTTGAAATTAAGAAAGATAGTGGGCTTTGTGTTATTCGTCCAAGCGAAAATTTAGATGCAGTAATGGCAGAACAAGACATTTCAGTTGCAGAAGGACGCCTTGATTATAGTATCGCTGGTAAAAAAGATTTATGCGATCCATCATCTGAAGTATATGAAATTGCATCTAAGAAGGTGAGCCTTGCCCCTGTTATTTCTTTTATCCATGATTATGAAAGTTACCTTCATGGGATCTATTTCATTTCAAAATATAATTATATTATCTCTTCACCAAAAGAAATTGCTGAGAATTTATCGCAAAAAACGCTTGATGTTATTTATTCGCGCCCATACTGGAAAGACAGTATGAAAAACGACAGTGAAAAATATATTACGTTTACGCCTCCATATACCGATGCTTTTTTTGATGGACTTGAAGTATTAACTTTTTCAACGCCTATTTACTATAAAGGTATATTCAAAGGTGTATTAGTCATTGACCTTTCAGTTGAAAAACTTTTACGTTCATCAAATGAAATATCGCAACATATTCAGTTGTTAAACAGTGATGAGTATAAGAGATTTGAACAATATCGTTTTATGCAGCCAGTTAATTTAGATTTCACTGACTTTACGTATTTCTTATATTATAAAACATCGATAAAAGAAGAGTTGAAGGGTTTTCTTGTGCATGACTCTAATTCGTTAATTTTAACGTTAGTAATGTATATCCTCTCTTTACTATCTATGTTCTATTACCAAAGTCGAGTATCTCAAAAATACTATCGTGATTTGGCTAAACAAGATCCAATGACAGGCTTATATAATCGTCGTGGTTTTGAAATGAGCTTACAAGATCGTGTCGTGAAAAAGTACGTTGGTTTTGCAATTTACGATATTGATGACTTCAAACAAATTAATGATGTGTTTGGACATGATGTGGGTGATGAGGCTATTAAATATGTCGCGAGAATGCTGAATAAGAGTGTGCGTGATAGTGATATTGTGTCTCGATTTGGCGGTGAAGAGTTTGTTATCTGTATTAATGCTGAATCAAGAAATAGCTTAGAAAGTGTTTGTGAGCGTGTAAGAAAATCAATTCAGGATTCATCAGGAAAAGTAGTTAAAGGTGGTTTTACTGTTTCTGGTGGCGTAACGGTAATCGATTCACATCAAGAATTTTCATTTGAACATGTGATTAAGAAAGCCGATGCCTTGCTTTATAAGGCGAAACAAGATGGTAAAAACCGAGTTTACTTTTCATAA
- the ansA gene encoding asparaginase has product MERKHIYIAYTGGTIGMIKSDDHGYVPAAGFMQHQLKQMPEFHRAEMPIFTIHEYDPLIDSSDMTPEDWQRIADDIRANYDKYDGFVILHGTDTMAYTASALSFMLENLGKPVIVTGSQIPLAELRSDGQSNLLNALHIAANYPINEVTLFFNNKLIRGNRSTKSHADGFDAFSSPNLPPLLEAGINIQINGAEINKQPEGEFTVNNITPQPIGVVTMYPGISAEVIKNTLRQPVNAMILLTFGVGNAPQNPELLAQLKEASERGVVVVNLTQCLSGKVNMGGYATGCALAEAGVISGYDMTPEAALAKLHYILSKELPYETMRTMMQQNLCGELTH; this is encoded by the coding sequence ATGGAAAGAAAACACATTTACATCGCCTATACTGGCGGCACAATCGGCATGATAAAGTCTGATGATCATGGTTATGTTCCAGCTGCTGGATTCATGCAACATCAACTTAAACAAATGCCAGAGTTCCATCGTGCAGAAATGCCAATTTTCACCATTCACGAATACGATCCTTTGATTGACTCTTCAGACATGACGCCTGAAGACTGGCAACGTATTGCTGACGATATTCGTGCTAATTACGACAAATACGACGGATTTGTGATTCTTCATGGTACGGACACCATGGCCTACACAGCATCGGCTCTTTCTTTCATGCTAGAGAACCTTGGAAAACCAGTTATTGTTACTGGCTCTCAAATTCCTCTAGCAGAACTTCGTTCTGATGGCCAAAGCAACTTATTAAATGCATTGCATATCGCAGCAAATTACCCTATCAATGAAGTAACATTATTCTTTAATAACAAATTGATCCGTGGTAATCGCAGTACTAAGTCACATGCAGATGGTTTTGATGCGTTTTCTTCACCAAACTTACCACCTTTATTAGAGGCTGGTATTAATATTCAAATTAATGGTGCAGAAATCAACAAACAGCCTGAAGGTGAGTTCACAGTAAATAACATTACACCACAACCAATCGGTGTCGTGACAATGTATCCTGGGATCTCGGCAGAAGTGATCAAAAATACACTACGCCAACCAGTCAATGCGATGATCTTACTGACCTTTGGTGTGGGTAATGCGCCACAAAACCCTGAGCTTCTTGCACAATTAAAAGAAGCATCTGAACGTGGCGTTGTCGTGGTTAACTTGACTCAATGTTTATCTGGAAAAGTAAACATGGGTGGCTATGCAACAGGCTGTGCTCTAGCTGAAGCTGGAGTAATTAGTGGTTATGATATGACACCAGAAGCCGCTCTAGCTAAACTTCATTATATTCTAAGCAAAGAATTACCCTATGAAACCATGCGTACTATGATGCAACAGAATTTATGTGGTGAATTAACGCATTAA
- the sppA gene encoding signal peptide peptidase SppA, which produces MKGLFHFIGKCFQAIWKLLSFTRQLVLNLFFLIFIGVIAFAFLDSTPPSTEDKIVEPKALILDLSGPIVEESKFREPLERITSDVLGSQKSQENVLFDIVDTIRFAAHDNNVSGLVLHLKEMNETSLTKLRYIAKAINTFKAAGKPVYAIGDYYNQSQYYLASYADKVFMAPDGTVLLRGYGAYTLYYKELLEKLNVSTHVFRVGTYKSAVEPYLRNDMSDAAKESASAWLTQLWDAYLDDVATNRQIDPKTLTMPMDQFIAKLKSVNGDLSQMTVELGLVDKLATRQEVRKDLIEQFGSNGYDSFKQISYYDYLSQVQPSVIPDAQDIAVVVASGAIMDGTERQGTVGGDSTAALLRQARGDDKVKAVVLRVDSPGGSAFASEVIRNEIDALKEAGKPVVVSMSSVAASGGYWISASADKIIAQPTTITGSIGIFGILTTFEKSLEKMGIHSDGISTSPFNGVSITRPLNDDVAQVMQLGIEHGYHRFIKLVSDHRNLSLEAVDKVAQGRVWTGKDALKHGLVDQLGDFDDAVQTAAQLANMESYNLYWVKEPLTPMEQFLEELSMNLNASVRTELFSFAPEALQPTINKVATDINMLNNFNDPKGQYLFCLNCSNL; this is translated from the coding sequence ATGAAAGGGTTATTCCACTTCATAGGCAAATGTTTTCAAGCGATATGGAAGTTACTTTCCTTTACGCGCCAGCTCGTACTTAATCTGTTTTTTCTCATTTTTATTGGCGTCATTGCTTTCGCATTCTTAGATAGCACTCCCCCATCAACAGAAGATAAAATTGTTGAACCAAAAGCATTAATTCTCGACTTATCTGGCCCAATTGTTGAAGAAAGCAAATTTAGAGAGCCATTAGAACGAATTACTTCGGATGTTTTAGGTAGCCAAAAATCACAAGAAAATGTGTTATTTGATATCGTCGATACAATTCGTTTCGCAGCACATGACAATAATGTGTCTGGTTTGGTGCTGCATTTAAAAGAAATGAATGAAACCAGCCTCACTAAACTGCGCTATATTGCTAAAGCGATAAATACCTTTAAAGCCGCAGGCAAACCTGTTTATGCAATTGGTGATTATTACAATCAGAGCCAATATTACCTTGCAAGCTATGCTGATAAAGTATTCATGGCTCCTGATGGTACTGTTTTGTTGCGTGGCTATGGTGCGTATACGCTTTACTACAAAGAGTTGCTAGAGAAACTAAACGTATCTACTCATGTATTCCGTGTGGGTACATATAAATCTGCTGTTGAACCCTACCTTCGTAATGACATGTCTGATGCTGCAAAAGAATCAGCTTCTGCTTGGTTAACCCAACTTTGGGATGCGTACTTAGATGACGTTGCGACCAATCGCCAAATCGATCCAAAAACACTGACAATGCCTATGGATCAATTCATCGCTAAATTAAAATCAGTGAATGGTGATCTATCGCAAATGACGGTAGAACTGGGTTTAGTCGATAAACTAGCGACACGACAAGAAGTTCGTAAAGATTTAATTGAACAATTTGGTTCAAATGGTTACGACAGCTTCAAACAAATCAGCTATTACGATTATTTGTCTCAAGTTCAACCAAGTGTTATTCCTGACGCACAAGATATCGCTGTTGTTGTAGCAAGTGGTGCCATTATGGATGGAACAGAACGCCAAGGTACAGTGGGTGGTGATTCTACAGCAGCACTTCTTCGTCAAGCTCGTGGCGACGATAAAGTAAAAGCGGTGGTACTTCGTGTTGATAGTCCAGGAGGAAGTGCTTTTGCTTCTGAAGTCATTCGTAATGAAATTGATGCATTAAAAGAAGCAGGAAAACCAGTGGTTGTCTCTATGTCTAGTGTAGCGGCTTCTGGTGGTTATTGGATTTCAGCAAGTGCTGATAAAATTATTGCTCAGCCAACAACAATTACTGGTTCTATTGGTATTTTTGGCATTTTAACGACATTTGAAAAAAGTTTAGAGAAAATGGGGATCCACAGTGATGGGATCTCAACCTCTCCTTTCAATGGCGTTAGTATTACTCGTCCTTTAAATGATGATGTTGCTCAAGTTATGCAATTGGGTATTGAACATGGTTACCATCGTTTCATTAAACTTGTCAGCGATCATCGTAACCTATCATTAGAGGCCGTAGACAAAGTGGCTCAAGGCCGAGTTTGGACAGGTAAAGATGCGTTAAAACATGGTCTTGTTGATCAGCTGGGTGATTTTGATGATGCTGTGCAAACAGCTGCTCAATTAGCAAATATGGAATCATACAACCTATATTGGGTAAAAGAGCCACTAACGCCAATGGAGCAATTCTTAGAAGAATTAAGCATGAACCTAAATGCGAGCGTCAGAACTGAGTTATTTTCATTCGCTCCTGAAGCTTTGCAACCAACAATCAATAAAGTTGCAACAGATATCAACATGTTAAATAACTTTAATGATCCAAAAGGGCAATATCTCTTCTGTTTAAACTGTAGCAATCTTTAA
- a CDS encoding DNA topoisomerase III produces the protein MSRLFIAEKPSLGRAIAAGLAKPQKNQQGYIECGNGDIVTWCIGHLLEQVEPDAYDDKYKSWRMEHLPIVPDQWQLRPRKASSKQLTVIRKLLKNATQIVHAGDPDREGQLLVDEVLDYLKLSKTKKAATQRLLISDLNLPAVKRALTSMRSNQEFIPLSISALARSRADWLYGMNMTRAYTLLGQRGGYQGVLSVGRVQTPVLGLVTRRDEEIANFVPKAYYTLDALIPYQNDQLNDGVPFDIRAKWKPSEACQPWQDEEGRVLNLKLVENVAQRIANQPATVTKAENKETKQNAPLPYSLSSLQIDAAKRYGLSAQQVLDACQALYEKHKLITYPRSDSRHLPKDHYKQREQVCAAIGNNDKQLSTAVTKADLSLKSRAWNDSKVDAHHAIIPTPKSSGSAGLSGYEEKVYHLIARQYLMQFYPAAVYAEAELVFDIAGGVFVAKGKQMLFAGWRVLLGKVQSQNSDDDVASKVPPLSKGEVHTCREGEIKHRMTEPPKHFTEATLLQAMTGIARFVEDKELKKILRDTDGLGTEATRAGILDTLFKRQLLTRNGKSIHASEAGRGLIHALPNEATYPDMTAHWEFQLQGMTEKTHAYRPFMSELEIKVTNFMQGVQQGPVPESLRTLKSPAKPQFKRKRKAKKS, from the coding sequence ATGTCACGATTATTTATTGCCGAAAAACCAAGCCTTGGCAGAGCGATTGCCGCAGGCCTAGCAAAACCACAAAAAAACCAACAAGGTTACATCGAATGCGGCAATGGAGATATTGTGACATGGTGTATTGGTCACCTATTAGAGCAAGTTGAACCCGATGCATATGATGATAAATATAAATCATGGCGTATGGAGCATTTACCTATCGTGCCAGATCAGTGGCAACTTAGACCAAGAAAAGCCTCCAGTAAGCAATTAACGGTAATTCGAAAGTTGTTAAAAAATGCAACGCAGATCGTTCATGCGGGAGACCCTGATAGAGAAGGTCAGTTACTGGTGGATGAGGTGTTGGATTATTTAAAATTATCTAAAACGAAAAAAGCGGCGACTCAACGCTTATTGATCAGTGATTTAAACCTGCCTGCGGTGAAGCGTGCGTTGACTTCTATGCGTAGTAATCAAGAGTTTATTCCTCTTTCTATTTCGGCCTTAGCACGCTCTCGTGCCGATTGGTTATATGGTATGAATATGACACGTGCCTACACGTTATTAGGTCAACGAGGTGGTTATCAAGGAGTATTATCAGTAGGAAGAGTACAAACTCCGGTTTTAGGCTTAGTTACTCGCCGTGATGAAGAAATTGCTAATTTTGTACCAAAAGCGTATTACACGCTAGATGCCCTTATTCCTTATCAGAATGATCAATTAAACGACGGTGTTCCTTTTGATATCAGAGCAAAATGGAAACCTAGTGAAGCGTGTCAGCCATGGCAGGATGAAGAGGGACGAGTTCTTAATCTTAAACTGGTTGAAAATGTCGCTCAGCGCATAGCGAATCAACCGGCGACAGTAACTAAAGCTGAAAATAAAGAAACGAAACAAAATGCGCCTTTGCCATATTCTTTGTCATCACTTCAAATCGATGCGGCAAAACGTTATGGATTAAGTGCACAGCAAGTGCTAGATGCGTGTCAGGCATTATATGAAAAGCATAAGTTAATAACCTATCCACGTTCAGATAGTCGTCATTTACCAAAAGACCATTATAAACAGCGTGAGCAAGTGTGTGCTGCGATAGGAAATAATGATAAGCAATTATCAACAGCTGTTACAAAAGCCGACCTTTCACTGAAATCGCGAGCTTGGAATGACAGTAAGGTGGATGCTCACCATGCTATTATTCCAACACCGAAATCCAGTGGTTCAGCGGGCTTATCTGGCTATGAAGAGAAAGTGTATCATTTGATTGCTCGTCAATACCTAATGCAATTTTATCCTGCTGCGGTTTATGCTGAGGCTGAATTGGTGTTTGATATTGCTGGTGGGGTGTTTGTTGCAAAAGGAAAGCAAATGCTGTTTGCTGGCTGGCGAGTTCTGCTTGGCAAAGTGCAATCTCAAAATAGTGATGACGATGTAGCGAGTAAAGTTCCGCCATTATCAAAAGGTGAGGTTCACACTTGTCGAGAAGGTGAAATAAAACATCGCATGACAGAACCGCCAAAACATTTTACTGAGGCGACGCTTTTGCAAGCAATGACAGGTATTGCACGCTTTGTGGAAGATAAAGAACTGAAAAAAATACTAAGAGATACGGATGGTTTGGGAACAGAAGCGACTCGTGCGGGTATTTTAGATACATTATTTAAACGTCAGTTATTAACTAGAAATGGAAAGTCCATTCATGCCAGTGAAGCTGGTAGAGGGCTTATTCATGCTTTACCAAATGAAGCAACTTACCCGGACATGACCGCTCATTGGGAATTTCAGCTTCAAGGTATGACAGAGAAAACACACGCTTATCGACCTTTTATGTCGGAATTAGAAATAAAAGTGACTAATTTTATGCAAGGTGTTCAGCAAGGCCCGGTACCAGAGTCATTAAGAACATTAAAAAGTCCAGCTAAGCCACAATTTAAACGTAAAAGAAAAGCAAAGAAATCTTAA
- the nhaC gene encoding Na+/H+ antiporter NhaC: MKQATTKLPSITQVIISLGLFLLLAFSFTAQLDLPIQLALYIGWFIIMTLGIKLGHDYKSLEKAALNGISNGLGAVLILLAVGALVGTWISGGIVPTIIYYGLKAIHPSIFLLATMIICSLTALATGTSWGAAGTAGIAMMGIGQGLGVPAPITAGAILSGCYFGDKMSPLSDSVILASSMSNVEVMEHIKGMLPVALISYIITGIMFTAFGFHFAGNVDMSQVDSVILAMEEQFVISPFSFVPVVIVLGLLAMRMPSFPVISFGSLLGIVWAVMVQDIDFLTAFNTAWAPFSISSGVEFIDAILNRGGMSSMLGSVAVIVFGLGFGGLLDKVGVLETVAKLFEKRVQGPGSLATSTIATAFFGNIFGSAMYVSLILTPKICAKNYDRLGYKRKNLSRNAEFGGTLTSGMVPWSDNGIYMASILGVATLSYAPFMWLSFVCIIVTIVTSYFGWFVDKCEPTVTIEETDEAIAVETKTA; this comes from the coding sequence ATGAAGCAAGCAACAACAAAGTTACCTTCGATTACGCAGGTAATTATATCTTTAGGGCTATTTCTACTTCTTGCCTTTTCATTCACGGCACAACTTGATCTACCTATTCAACTAGCTCTTTACATCGGCTGGTTCATTATCATGACGTTAGGTATCAAATTAGGCCATGATTACAAATCTTTAGAAAAAGCAGCTCTAAATGGCATCTCCAATGGACTAGGAGCAGTATTAATTCTCTTGGCTGTTGGCGCATTAGTGGGTACTTGGATCTCTGGTGGTATTGTTCCAACCATTATTTACTACGGCCTAAAAGCCATTCACCCATCTATCTTCCTTTTAGCTACAATGATCATCTGTTCATTAACGGCTCTTGCAACAGGAACATCATGGGGTGCGGCTGGTACAGCTGGTATTGCAATGATGGGGATCGGTCAAGGTCTTGGTGTTCCAGCACCAATTACTGCTGGTGCAATCCTTTCAGGCTGTTACTTTGGCGACAAAATGTCTCCACTTTCAGATTCTGTAATTCTTGCTTCTTCAATGTCTAATGTTGAAGTTATGGAGCACATTAAAGGCATGCTGCCTGTTGCTCTTATCAGCTACATCATCACTGGTATTATGTTTACTGCATTTGGTTTCCACTTTGCAGGTAACGTAGACATGAGCCAAGTTGATTCTGTTATCTTAGCAATGGAAGAGCAATTTGTTATCTCTCCATTCTCATTTGTTCCTGTTGTTATTGTTCTTGGCCTATTGGCGATGAGAATGCCTTCTTTCCCAGTGATCAGCTTTGGTTCTCTTTTGGGTATTGTATGGGCAGTAATGGTACAAGATATCGATTTCTTGACAGCATTTAATACTGCATGGGCACCTTTCTCAATTTCATCTGGTGTTGAGTTTATTGATGCGATCCTAAACCGTGGTGGTATGTCTTCAATGCTTGGCTCAGTTGCAGTTATCGTATTTGGTCTAGGCTTTGGTGGTCTATTAGATAAAGTAGGTGTTCTTGAAACCGTTGCTAAACTATTTGAAAAACGCGTTCAAGGTCCAGGTTCTCTTGCAACAAGTACGATTGCTACTGCTTTCTTTGGTAACATCTTCGGTTCGGCGATGTATGTATCGCTTATCCTTACACCAAAGATTTGTGCGAAAAACTACGACCGTTTAGGCTACAAACGTAAGAACCTATCTCGTAATGCTGAGTTTGGTGGTACGTTAACTTCAGGTATGGTTCCTTGGAGTGATAATGGTATCTACATGGCAAGCATCTTAGGCGTCGCTACACTGTCTTATGCACCATTCATGTGGTTAAGCTTCGTATGTATTATCGTAACGATTGTAACTTCATACTTCGGTTGGTTTGTTGATAAATGCGAACCAACGGTAACGATAGAAGAAACTGATGAAGCTATCGCTGTAGAAACAAAAACAGCATAA
- a CDS encoding DUF5718 family protein, which translates to MFKDVIGFGVAGNFAGHLEQAGEATDFLNVKVENNIQPKALFPFYVPSQHAGFLSQYPLSSDTIIPPNDADNLQIEPEVAIVFDISYQDNKVVALTPVKFAAYNDCSIRKPNAKKISEKKNWGAETKGISQDFIKLSSFTKGCELDKYRIASFHMRNGELNRYGEDSAAIDYSYFHEQLNDWIIDKMNNQKDEGPAENLSIYLANASYPKQAIISIGATRYTPYGEINFLKSGDQSIVVVYDGDKYTSDEIETMAKMNSFEKSGISLLSQQVI; encoded by the coding sequence ATGTTTAAAGATGTAATCGGTTTTGGGGTGGCAGGTAATTTCGCTGGTCATTTAGAGCAAGCGGGCGAAGCAACTGATTTTTTGAATGTTAAAGTTGAGAATAATATTCAACCTAAAGCATTGTTTCCTTTTTATGTCCCATCACAACATGCAGGCTTTCTATCTCAATACCCATTATCTTCTGATACCATTATTCCGCCAAATGATGCGGATAATCTGCAAATTGAACCAGAAGTTGCAATCGTCTTTGATATTAGCTACCAAGACAATAAAGTAGTGGCACTGACACCAGTTAAATTTGCTGCATACAATGACTGCTCAATAAGAAAACCCAATGCAAAAAAAATCAGTGAGAAGAAAAATTGGGGGGCGGAGACGAAAGGTATTTCTCAAGATTTCATCAAATTGTCATCATTTACTAAAGGTTGTGAGTTAGATAAATATCGTATTGCAAGTTTTCATATGAGAAATGGTGAATTGAATCGCTACGGTGAAGACAGCGCAGCAATTGATTACAGCTATTTTCATGAGCAATTAAATGATTGGATTATCGATAAAATGAATAATCAAAAAGATGAAGGACCTGCAGAAAATTTATCTATTTATTTGGCTAATGCTAGTTACCCTAAGCAGGCAATTATTAGTATTGGAGCGACAAGATACACTCCATACGGCGAGATTAACTTTTTAAAGTCTGGTGATCAAAGCATTGTTGTCGTTTATGATGGTGATAAATATACAAGTGACGAAATCGAAACAATGGCAAAAATGAATTCGTTTGAAAAATCAGGTATTTCTCTGTTAAGTCAACAGGTTATCTAA